In a genomic window of Desulfuromonadaceae bacterium:
- the mutY gene encoding A/G-specific adenine glycosylase, giving the protein MPDLSVSAEDISSRLLAWYRDAGRALPWRNTRDPYCIWLSEIMLQQTTVEAVIPYYERFLANFSSVAALAAAPLDSVLDLWAGLGYYSRARNLHKAARIVVEDFCGEFPADLAELQRLPGIGRSTAGAILSIAFDLPGPILDGNVRRVLCRLHAVTTDPRASATEKQLWQRAESLTPVSRPHDYAQAIMDLGATLCTPRQPRCPLCPLRAHCQAFAQSLQGDIPVRRKKPPVPKRAQVVLLLEDQRGARLVRKRPYDGMLGGLWEFPAAPVEARQTTAAVISRLIATLGVCGAPERFGVVKHVYSHFALTCTVFRCRVSLLPQVAEEEDRQWVPPLELADLALHGAHKKVLKLVTEKTEKDKM; this is encoded by the coding sequence ATGCCTGATTTATCGGTTTCCGCTGAAGACATTTCTTCCCGCCTGCTTGCCTGGTACCGTGACGCCGGTCGCGCGTTGCCGTGGCGCAACACACGCGATCCCTACTGTATTTGGCTCTCCGAGATCATGTTGCAGCAGACCACGGTCGAAGCGGTGATTCCGTATTACGAGCGCTTTCTAGCGAATTTCAGCAGCGTTGCGGCGTTGGCCGCCGCGCCGCTCGATTCGGTGCTCGACCTGTGGGCCGGACTCGGCTATTATTCGCGGGCGCGTAACCTGCACAAAGCCGCCCGCATAGTGGTCGAAGATTTCTGCGGCGAATTCCCGGCCGATCTGGCCGAGCTGCAAAGATTGCCCGGTATCGGTCGTTCAACTGCCGGAGCGATTTTGTCGATTGCCTTCGACCTGCCCGGCCCGATCCTCGACGGCAATGTGCGCCGGGTTCTTTGTCGCCTCCATGCGGTGACCACCGATCCCCGTGCCAGCGCGACCGAGAAACAACTCTGGCAGCGGGCGGAAAGTTTGACCCCGGTGAGCCGACCACACGATTACGCGCAAGCAATTATGGATTTGGGGGCGACTCTTTGCACCCCGCGTCAGCCGCGCTGCCCGCTCTGTCCGTTGCGGGCGCACTGTCAGGCGTTCGCGCAGAGTTTACAAGGTGACATTCCGGTCCGACGCAAGAAGCCACCGGTGCCAAAACGTGCCCAGGTGGTGCTGCTGCTGGAAGATCAGCGCGGTGCCCGGCTGGTGCGCAAACGCCCCTACGACGGAATGCTCGGCGGTCTGTGGGAATTTCCCGCCGCTCCGGTCGAGGCCAGGCAGACCACCGCTGCCGTCATCTCCCGCCTCATTGCCACGTTGGGTGTTTGCGGTGCACCGGAACGGTTCGGGGTGGTGAAGCATGTCTACAGTCACTTTGCACTGACTTGCACCGTGTTTCGCTGCCGCGTGTCGTTACTGCCGCAAGTCGCCGAAGAGGAAGACCGGCAATGGGTGCCCCCGCTTGAATTGGCGGACCTGGCACTGCACGGAGCACACAAAAAGGTACTCAAACTGGTTACCGAAAAAACTGAAAAGGACAAGATGTGA
- a CDS encoding branched-chain amino acid aminotransferase produces MKLEILPLDSQKKPIEDETRLVFGKQFTDRMFVMEFDRAQGWHSARIQPYQPFVLDPAAMVFHYSQEIFEGLKAFRRIDGEIALFRPADNIERFNRSARRMCMPEVDSGFFLDALRQLVRLEAHWVPRSEGTSLYIRPTMIANEPMLGVHPADQYLCYIILSPVGAYYKGGIAPVKIWISDEYVRSSQGGTGEAKTGGNYAASLYASELASKAGCDQVLWLDAKERRYVEEVGSMNMLFVYDGKIVTSPLKGTVLDGITRRSVLTLVKEMGVAVEERALSVDEVLEGAQNGRLSEAFGTGTAVVISPVGQFTYKGQTVELGGGKIGTLTRKLYDALTGIQYGRIADEHNWVMPL; encoded by the coding sequence ATGAAACTTGAAATTTTGCCCCTTGACAGTCAAAAAAAACCGATTGAAGACGAAACCAGGCTAGTCTTCGGCAAGCAGTTTACCGACCGCATGTTTGTGATGGAATTTGATCGTGCACAGGGTTGGCATTCCGCGCGTATCCAACCTTATCAGCCCTTCGTCCTCGACCCTGCGGCGATGGTTTTTCACTATTCCCAGGAAATTTTTGAAGGACTCAAAGCTTTTCGCCGCATCGACGGTGAGATCGCGCTTTTTCGTCCGGCGGACAATATTGAGCGTTTCAACCGTAGCGCCCGCCGGATGTGTATGCCCGAAGTTGATAGCGGATTTTTTCTCGATGCCCTCCGGCAACTGGTCCGCCTGGAAGCCCATTGGGTGCCGCGCAGCGAAGGGACGAGTCTCTATATTCGACCGACGATGATTGCCAACGAACCAATGCTCGGCGTGCACCCGGCAGATCAATATCTCTGTTATATTATTCTGTCGCCGGTCGGCGCCTACTACAAGGGGGGGATCGCGCCGGTTAAAATCTGGATTTCTGACGAGTATGTTCGCTCGTCCCAGGGAGGCACCGGTGAAGCCAAAACCGGCGGCAATTATGCGGCCAGCCTCTACGCTTCAGAACTGGCGAGCAAGGCCGGGTGTGATCAGGTTTTGTGGCTTGACGCCAAAGAAAGACGTTACGTGGAAGAAGTCGGCAGTATGAATATGCTCTTCGTCTACGACGGCAAGATCGTCACTTCGCCGCTCAAGGGAACCGTTCTCGATGGCATCACCCGGCGTTCAGTACTGACACTGGTGAAGGAGATGGGCGTGGCGGTTGAGGAACGGGCGTTGAGTGTCGATGAGGTGCTGGAAGGCGCTCAAAACGGTCGCCTCAGTGAAGCGTTCGGCACTGGCACCGCAGTGGTGATTTCGCCGGTCGGCCAGTTCACCTACAAAGGGCAGACGGTCGAGCTGGGCGGCGGGAAGATCGGGACATTGACCCGCAAGCTCTATGATGCACTGACCGGGATTCAATATGGTCGAATTGCCGATGAGCATAATTGGGTCATGCCTCTGTAG
- the hisC gene encoding histidinol-phosphate transaminase: MLPLRKIIAEMDAYIPGFQPPDALSWIKLNTNENPYPPSPRVREAILAELGDDGETLRKYPDPRSQAGRDAAAKLYGFDPSWVIMANGSDELINNLIRAFAGEGEEVAYVAPSYSYYATLAKIQGAQVRTFGFAADWTLADFPNLYQGKLFFLTSPNAPLGVTFDNAYIKELAGCCSGILVVDEAYADFSAANALQLVRECDNVVITRTLSKSYSLAGMRLGLAIARPEIIAALDKIRDHYNVDRLAQAAVVAALHDQPYFNSCVAKVRATRERFSAGLNKIGYGVIPSSGNYVFALPPDKDGKRVYDALFSRKILVRHFSDPLLSHGLRITIGTDEEMERTLAALAEIG; the protein is encoded by the coding sequence ATGTTGCCATTACGTAAAATTATCGCTGAGATGGACGCCTATATCCCCGGATTTCAACCACCCGACGCGCTCAGCTGGATCAAACTGAATACCAATGAAAATCCTTACCCGCCGTCACCGCGCGTGCGTGAGGCGATCCTCGCGGAACTTGGCGATGACGGCGAGACCCTGCGCAAATATCCCGACCCGAGGAGCCAGGCGGGGCGTGATGCGGCGGCAAAGCTGTACGGCTTTGATCCATCGTGGGTGATCATGGCGAACGGCTCGGATGAGCTGATCAATAACCTGATTCGCGCTTTTGCCGGGGAGGGGGAAGAGGTCGCCTACGTCGCCCCCTCCTACTCCTACTATGCCACACTGGCCAAAATTCAGGGGGCCCAGGTGCGCACATTCGGCTTCGCCGCAGACTGGACGTTGGCCGACTTTCCCAATCTCTATCAAGGCAAGCTCTTCTTTCTGACCAGTCCGAACGCCCCGCTCGGGGTGACTTTTGACAATGCCTACATCAAGGAGCTGGCCGGATGTTGCAGCGGGATACTGGTGGTTGACGAGGCCTATGCCGATTTTTCCGCCGCCAATGCATTGCAGCTGGTGCGCGAATGTGACAATGTGGTGATTACCCGCACCCTGTCGAAGAGCTATTCCCTCGCCGGGATGCGTCTCGGGCTGGCCATTGCCCGCCCCGAGATCATTGCCGCCCTCGACAAGATTCGCGATCATTACAATGTGGACCGGCTCGCTCAGGCTGCGGTGGTGGCAGCGCTCCATGATCAGCCTTATTTCAACAGCTGCGTCGCCAAGGTTCGCGCGACGCGCGAGCGTTTCAGCGCCGGACTGAATAAAATTGGCTACGGGGTGATCCCGTCGAGCGGGAACTACGTCTTTGCCCTCCCCCCGGACAAGGACGGCAAACGGGTCTATGACGCACTCTTTTCCCGCAAAATTCTGGTCCGGCACTTCTCCGACCCACTGCTCAGCCACGGGCTGCGCATCACCATCGGCACCGACGAAGAGATGGAGCGGACACTGGCGGCACTGGCGGAGATCGGTTGA